One Nocardia huaxiensis genomic window, GCGAGTTGGGCGACCAGGGCCACGACGTGGTTGAGGTGAGCGGGGGTTGTCAGGTGGCCCATGCCGGTGATGATGTGCGGGTCGATGTTCATGGTGCGGCGCAGGGCCGGGGCCAGTCTGTGCGGTGGGAGGAATCGGTCGTGCTCGCCTACCGCGACCACGCACGGGCGGGTGGCGCGATCGGCCAGCAGAGCTGACGGTAGGGGCGGCGGGGCCAGGGTGGTGCGACAGTTGGCGGCCAGGACGGTCATCCACTCCACTTCGGGCTCGGGTGGTTCCTCGCCTGGCGCGACGAACAGTCGCAGGAGGTCGCGGGTGTGGTCCGTGCTCGGGCGGAGTAGCCATATCGCTGATGCCGCAGCGAGTTTCGGGGCCATGGACAGGCGGATGACGCCTGCGGGGGAGATCAAGGCGCGGGCGGCGATCCGGGGCGAACCGGCGGCGAGGGCCACCGCCGCACCCAGCGAATTTCCCACCAGCACAACGTTGTCCAGGTCTGCGATGGTCAGGATCTCGTCGAGTAATCGACCGTACCAGCGCAGCCGGTGACGCCGCGGCCGGCGCGGATCACTGAGACCGGGCTGGCCGGACAGGTCCACGATCATGGTCGGCCAGCGGCTCGACAGCGCCTGAAGCCACGGTAGAGCCACAGCGGCGTTGAACCCGGTGCCGGGCACGACCACCACACGGGGAGCGCCGATACCCGCAGCGGTCACGTGCACCGATCCGGCAGTGGTGTCCAGCAACGACGTTGTGAGCGGAAAGCCTGCCCGCGCAAGAGTTTCCGAGCACCACCGGCGCGCCGCGAGGCGCCCCCGCGCATTCTTGTACACGCCCTGCATCGCGCCAGTGTGCGGCCATCTCGATGATTTCGTCCAGCCCTCGTCGTCGTGGGTGGCCGACCTCCCTTGACCGCCCGAATAGTCTCAGTGGCGGGAGGCGGTCGCGGTGGTTGGTCACAAGCGCGAGGTCGTCGCGTCGGCCGTGCAGGAGATCCTGAATTACTTTGGTAAGTGCCCGATCTGCGGGCATCCGGCTCGCGCGTGGCGCATTACCGCTGGATTCGACGACGATCGGGTCGAGAGCCAGGATGTTGCCGAATGTGGCGGCTGGTGCGGTTGGAAAGGGCCCGTGCGGGCGACGGCGATGACCGACGGTTCGTTGGTACTCGCGAAGGCGCACAGGACAATCGGGCCGGGTTTGCCTTCCAGCTAGGTCACACGGCGGACGCCTGCGCCGTGCCGTTCGGGAACGTCAACTCTGGGGCCGGCCGGTGAGGTAGCGCTGGATCGTGGGGCCGAGCCAGGCGATGAGTTCGTCGGCGGGCATGGCGACCACGGGGGGTACGCGCAGGACGTAGCGGCACAGGGCCAGGCCGAGGAGTTGGGTGCCGATCAGGCCGGCGCGGGGGATGGCGTCGGCCGGGGGGATGCCGCGGGTCAGGAGCATGGGGACCACCTGCCCGCTGAAGATGCTGCGCATCTTCTCCGCCGCACCCTCGTTGGTGACGGCCGCGCGCAGCAGCGCGGGGAGGGTGTCGTCGGCTTCCCAGCGGTGGAGGGCGAAGGTGATGAGGGCGGTGCCGAGGTCGGTGTCGGGGATTTCGGCGAAATCTGGCAATTGCAGGTCGAATTCGGCGGCGAGGGAGAAGAGTTTGTCCTTGGAGCCGAAGTAGCGGATGACCATGGAGGGGTCGATGCCGGCGTCGGCGGCGATGGCTCGGACGGTGGCGCGGTCGTAGCCGTCGCGGGCGAAGCGTTCGCGGGCGGCGGCGAGGATCGCGGCCCGGGTTACATCGGACCTCTTGGTTGGTTCCGCGGTCATGCCAACGAGTGTAGGCCAACAAGTGTTGACCAAAGCAAGGGCCGGGCTTACAGTAGTC contains:
- a CDS encoding alpha/beta fold hydrolase, which gives rise to MLDTTAGSVHVTAAGIGAPRVVVVPGTGFNAAVALPWLQALSSRWPTMIVDLSGQPGLSDPRRPRRHRLRWYGRLLDEILTIADLDNVVLVGNSLGAAVALAAGSPRIAARALISPAGVIRLSMAPKLAAASAIWLLRPSTDHTRDLLRLFVAPGEEPPEPEVEWMTVLAANCRTTLAPPPLPSALLADRATRPCVVAVGEHDRFLPPHRLAPALRRTMNIDPHIITGMGHLTTPAHLNHVVALVAQLAD
- a CDS encoding TetR/AcrR family transcriptional regulator; its protein translation is MTAEPTKRSDVTRAAILAAARERFARDGYDRATVRAIAADAGIDPSMVIRYFGSKDKLFSLAAEFDLQLPDFAEIPDTDLGTALITFALHRWEADDTLPALLRAAVTNEGAAEKMRSIFSGQVVPMLLTRGIPPADAIPRAGLIGTQLLGLALCRYVLRVPPVVAMPADELIAWLGPTIQRYLTGRPQS